From Natrinema sp. CBA1119:
GTCGCAACTCACGTGGAAACGGCGCTAACCGTCGACGGGAGTGTGGGTGCCAACTTCCACACCCTGCTCGAGGACGCATCCGATACGTACACTGTGCATCCGCGGCGGAGCGACGAGACGGCAGCGGTCGTCTACAGCAGCGGGACGACCGGGCGGCCGAAAGGTGTCCGGCACACGCACGGCAATGTAATCGCCAATGCGCGGGGAATTCGCACCTACCACCGCCTGACGCGGGACGATGTCGGTCTGACGGTGAGCAAGTGTTTCCACGTCACTGGCCTCAACGTCACGACGACCCCACTACTCCTCGCCGAGGCGGAGAACTGGTTTTTGCCGAACTGGAATCCCGTTTCCGTCGCGGAGACCATCGAAAACCGCGACGTCACCTACACCTTCCTGACGCCGAACATGATGAGGGCTTTGCTCGCCGACGAGGACGTCGACGACTACGATCTCTCGTCACTGCAGCGGGTCGTCGTCGGTGGGGCACCGATGCCGACGGAACAGTTCGAGGACGCGGAGGCAGCGCTCGACGCGACGGTACTCGAGGGGTACGGGATGACCGAGACGACACCGCTGGCGGCGTTCAATCGACCTGATACGGCGGTGCGAAAGCCGGGTAGTGTCGGCCCACCCGCTCGTGAGGTCGTCGACCTGCGCATCGAAGACATCGAAACGGGACAGCCGGTCGATCGCGGCGAGCGCGGCGAACTGCTTTGGCGGGGCGACACGGTGACACCGGGATTTGAGCGACGACAGCGCGAGACGGAGTCCTTCGTCGAGAGAGATGGAACCCGATGGCTCCGCTCGGGTGATATCGGCTATCTCGACGAGGACGGTCACCTCTTCGTCGTCGGTCGACGCGGGGACATGTTCACCGTCGGTT
This genomic window contains:
- a CDS encoding class I adenylate-forming enzyme family protein, with product MNFGNVVDNVARNTPDARAVGDPERQVTYAELSAASNAAANVFAARGVKSDDRVAICLQNRVTFLTAYLGAMKHGAVPVPVNTRFTDEQIYYVLDTSDSSVIVTDQAFESVATHVETALTVDGSVGANFHTLLEDASDTYTVHPRRSDETAAVVYSSGTTGRPKGVRHTHGNVIANARGIRTYHRLTRDDVGLTVSKCFHVTGLNVTTTPLLLAEAENWFLPNWNPVSVAETIENRDVTYTFLTPNMMRALLADEDVDDYDLSSLQRVVVGGAPMPTEQFEDAEAALDATVLEGYGMTETTPLAAFNRPDTAVRKPGSVGPPAREVVDLRIEDIETGQPVDRGERGELLWRGDTVTPGFERRQRETESFVERDGTRWLRSGDIGYLDEDGHLFVVGRRGDMFTVGCANVFPREIEEVLYEIDGVTGAAIIDALDDRQGAVITAIVTRDRDITEARIREVCAAQLREHEVPERIEFVDNIPRTATGKIDRIALGDLFGTLSSA